The Acidimicrobiales bacterium genome has a segment encoding these proteins:
- a CDS encoding M24 family metallopeptidase, translated as MVETLPDATVHRMRHYRKDRLLQMMQELDIPTLLIYDPVSIRYATDSRNVQVYALNHECRYLFMAADGTTELFDWVAGHDAYHGHLDTIDAVHVARPVGFMSDGADNFDTSLREWADQIDSLIRRTSPDDLRVGIDRLSHFQAVELERRGIRVVDGHPAIYRARAVKGPEELEAQRLSAKACHDGFERMFAATKPGVTESDIWAHLHAANIEWEGEWINARYLLSGEKTNPWAQETGLRVIQQGDIIGCDSDLIGPYGYAHDISRTWMVDGTPDDRQRRLYAACFEHVHRNMELLKPGLSFLELMEKGFCYSAELAEQNFTTIFHGLGLENEWPIIMSPDKLHIPGAYGGGYDGELEVGMTLCIESYAGETGGPDGVKLEEMVLITEAGAVPLGLTPYQEDWL; from the coding sequence ATGGTCGAGACCCTGCCCGACGCGACGGTCCACCGGATGCGGCACTACCGCAAGGACCGGCTACTCCAGATGATGCAGGAGCTCGATATCCCGACCCTGCTCATCTATGACCCGGTCAGCATCCGCTACGCCACCGACTCCCGGAACGTGCAGGTGTACGCCCTCAACCACGAGTGCCGCTACCTGTTCATGGCCGCCGACGGGACCACCGAACTGTTCGACTGGGTTGCCGGCCACGACGCCTACCACGGCCACCTCGACACAATCGATGCTGTGCACGTCGCCCGCCCGGTCGGCTTCATGAGCGACGGTGCCGACAACTTCGACACCTCGCTGCGCGAGTGGGCCGACCAGATCGATTCACTCATCCGCCGCACGTCGCCCGACGACCTGCGGGTCGGCATCGACCGCCTCAGCCACTTCCAGGCCGTAGAACTCGAGCGTCGCGGCATCCGCGTCGTCGACGGCCACCCCGCGATCTACCGGGCCCGCGCCGTCAAGGGCCCCGAAGAGCTCGAAGCGCAACGCCTGTCGGCGAAGGCCTGCCACGACGGGTTCGAGCGCATGTTCGCGGCGACGAAGCCCGGCGTCACCGAGTCCGACATCTGGGCTCATCTCCACGCCGCCAACATCGAGTGGGAAGGCGAGTGGATCAACGCCCGCTATCTCCTGTCTGGCGAGAAGACAAACCCGTGGGCCCAGGAGACCGGCCTTCGGGTCATCCAACAGGGCGACATCATCGGCTGTGACTCCGACCTGATCGGCCCGTACGGTTACGCCCACGACATCTCCCGCACGTGGATGGTCGACGGTACGCCCGACGACCGGCAGCGCCGCCTCTACGCCGCCTGCTTCGAGCACGTCCACCGCAACATGGAGCTGCTGAAGCCCGGCCTGTCGTTCCTCGAGCTCATGGAAAAGGGCTTCTGCTACTCGGCGGAACTCGCCGAGCAGAACTTCACCACGATCTTCCACGGCCTCGGCCTCGAGAACGAGTGGCCGATCATCATGTCGCCCGACAAGCTCCACATCCCCGGCGCATACGGCGGCGGCTACGACGGCGAGCTCGAGGTCGGCATGACCCTGTGCATCGAGAGCTACGCCGGCGAGACCGGCGGCCCTGACGGCGTCAAGCTCGAAGAGATGGTGCTGATCACCGAGGCCGGCGCCGTCCCGCTCGGCCTCACCCCCTACCAAGAGGACTGGCTATAG
- a CDS encoding SDR family NAD(P)-dependent oxidoreductase produces the protein MNRTSPLAGQVAVVTGASRGIGKGIAIGLGEAGATVYVTGRTRGSGDRTIDTTAELVSLAGGQGHAVEVDHAVDSEIDGLFELVESEHGGLDILVNNVFKIPDPPAWEGGFWEHPLEIWDGQVGIGLRSHYVASRSAAPLLLQHEGSMIFNITSPAGFTYLFNAAYSIGKAALDRMTHDLGLELLSKGVSVIGLRPGPVRTEFIQDQASAGASVLTEGVETPIFVGRVVAAVAADQGRLEMTGRVHWTTDLGSHYGLVDEDGAIPISARERFKDAPRADPYASEPMTKLRLTKHGGVEVEN, from the coding sequence ATGAATCGAACATCTCCGCTCGCCGGACAAGTCGCAGTGGTTACAGGTGCTAGTCGGGGGATCGGCAAGGGAATCGCAATCGGACTCGGTGAGGCGGGCGCGACGGTGTATGTGACGGGCCGTACTAGAGGAAGCGGTGACCGCACGATTGACACGACTGCAGAACTCGTATCGCTAGCTGGCGGCCAAGGCCATGCCGTTGAAGTTGATCACGCTGTTGATAGCGAGATTGACGGACTATTTGAACTCGTGGAATCGGAACACGGCGGCTTGGACATCCTCGTGAACAACGTTTTCAAGATTCCCGACCCTCCCGCCTGGGAAGGAGGTTTCTGGGAACACCCGCTGGAAATCTGGGACGGCCAAGTCGGAATCGGACTTCGCTCGCACTATGTGGCTTCTAGAAGTGCCGCCCCTTTGTTGTTGCAACACGAGGGTTCGATGATCTTCAACATCACTAGCCCTGCAGGGTTCACTTACCTATTCAATGCTGCCTACAGCATTGGGAAGGCTGCACTAGATCGCATGACCCACGATCTCGGTTTAGAACTCCTATCGAAAGGTGTCTCTGTGATCGGCCTCAGACCTGGACCTGTTCGTACTGAGTTCATCCAAGACCAAGCATCTGCAGGTGCCTCGGTCCTGACCGAGGGCGTCGAAACACCAATCTTTGTAGGGAGGGTGGTAGCCGCCGTTGCTGCAGACCAAGGCCGGCTCGAAATGACTGGTCGAGTCCACTGGACTACAGATCTGGGTTCCCACTACGGGCTGGTAGATGAAGACGGTGCGATACCCATTTCAGCACGTGAACGATTCAAGGACGCCCCACGGGCAGATCCCTACGCGTCTGAACCGATGACCAAACTCCGCTTGACGAAACACGGCGGAGTTGAAGTGGAGAACTAG
- a CDS encoding inositol monophosphatase, producing the protein MTDDVERLGDPASVLSDLHDAVDAVAAAFEGLEDWGPSEGPTGQYVSDVVADRVVHGILDPLGYGVLSEESGLTAPTVDGAPVVVVDPLDGSTNASRGLPWFATSLCAVSSDEPLVAVVADLVSGVRYDAVRGWGARRDGEPIARTSAPPLDEAMVGLSGLPPRHLGWGQYRSLGAAALDLCAVADGRLDGYVDCSVDAHGVWDYLGALLVCSEAGVEVVDAFGRELCVLDPEVRRTPVAGAGPALAEALIEARRTF; encoded by the coding sequence GTGACCGATGACGTCGAACGGCTAGGAGACCCCGCCTCCGTTCTGAGCGACCTCCACGACGCCGTGGATGCGGTGGCGGCCGCTTTCGAAGGCCTTGAGGACTGGGGCCCCTCGGAGGGGCCGACCGGCCAGTACGTGAGCGACGTGGTGGCGGACCGGGTCGTGCACGGGATCCTCGACCCGCTGGGCTACGGGGTGCTGAGCGAAGAGTCTGGTCTGACCGCTCCAACTGTGGACGGGGCGCCGGTGGTCGTCGTGGATCCGTTGGACGGTTCCACCAATGCCTCCCGGGGCCTGCCCTGGTTCGCTACCAGCCTCTGCGCGGTGAGCTCCGACGAGCCGTTGGTGGCCGTGGTGGCCGACCTGGTAAGCGGGGTCCGCTACGACGCAGTGCGGGGGTGGGGCGCCCGCCGGGATGGCGAGCCGATCGCCCGGACAAGCGCCCCGCCGCTGGACGAGGCGATGGTGGGCCTTTCCGGGCTACCACCCCGCCATCTGGGGTGGGGCCAGTATCGGTCCCTCGGAGCAGCGGCCCTCGACCTGTGTGCGGTAGCCGACGGCCGCCTGGACGGCTACGTGGACTGCTCGGTCGACGCTCACGGAGTGTGGGACTACCTGGGAGCCCTGCTGGTCTGTTCAGAGGCCGGCGTCGAAGTAGTGGACGCCTTTGGCCGGGAATTGTGCGTCCTTGATCCGGAGGTTCGCCGGACCCCGGTGGCTGGCGCCGGCCCGGCGCTGGCTGAGGCCCTGATAGAGGCCCGTCGCACCTTCTAG